From the genome of Leishmania donovani BPK282A1 complete genome, chromosome 10, one region includes:
- a CDS encoding GP63, leishmanolysin — protein MSVDSSSTHRHRSVAARLVRLAAAGAAVIAAVGTAAAWAHAGAVQHRCIHDAMQARVRQSVARHHTAPGAVSAVGLPYVTLDTAA, from the coding sequence ATGTCcgtcgacagcagcagcacgcaccggcaccgcagcgtcgccgcgcgcctGGTGCGcctcgcggctgccggcgccgcagtcatcgctgctgtcggcaccgcggccgcgtgGGCACACgccggtgcggtgcagcaccgctgcatcCACGACGCGATGCAGGCACGCGTGCGGCAGTCGGTGGCGCGCCACCACACGGCCCCCGGCGCCGTGTCCGCGGTGGGCCTGCCGTACGTTACTCTCGACACCGCGGCC
- a CDS encoding GP63, leishmanolysin, with product MKTAGTQRVSAAAAVALEHTRARARKPIGHITVCLCVCPCTGIPPSQRRGCCRLTEPHTHLPPTQLHIPSVSRPFSCSTLHTHSGA from the coding sequence ATGAAGACAGCCGGCACACAGCGTGtgtcggcggctgcagcagtggcgctggAACACACGCGGGCACGTGCACGCAAGCCGATCGGACACATCACTGTCTGTCTTTGTGTCTGCCCATGTACGGGCATCCCCCCTTCACAGCGTCGGGGTTGTTGCAGGCTCACAGAGCCTCACACCCATCTTCCGCCCACCCAGCTGCACAtcccctctgtctctcgccCCTTTTCCTGCTCGACCCTCCACACTCACTCTGGCGCCTAG